The Nitrospira tepida genome includes a window with the following:
- a CDS encoding ATP-grasp domain-containing protein, which produces MILLWGLLEDSPLALVQAALQRQGAPTFVADQSAVRETALDLTAGADVRARLRVGSRTCDLSQVTAAYIRPYESRRLLSGTDAQEGSAARRHAEALDEGLTLWSELTPALVVNRIEAMAGNSSKPYQSLQIRSSGFEVPDTLITTDPAAAAEFWERHGTVVYKSVSGVRSIVSRLTTAHRDRLADIQWCPTQFQAYVPGTDVRVHVVGNDIFACEILSDADDYRYAAYQGSETKLRPYVLPDDCAGRCVKLAVAMGLLVAGIDLRRTPDDRWYCFEVNPSPGFTYYQEGTQQPIDQAIARLLIDAPRPPAIHC; this is translated from the coding sequence ATGATTCTGCTCTGGGGGCTCTTGGAGGACAGTCCGCTGGCGCTTGTGCAAGCGGCGCTTCAGCGGCAAGGGGCGCCGACCTTCGTGGCGGATCAATCGGCGGTCCGTGAGACAGCCCTTGACCTCACGGCCGGCGCGGATGTGCGCGCGCGGCTCCGGGTCGGGTCACGAACATGCGATCTCAGCCAGGTCACGGCCGCCTATATCCGACCCTATGAGTCACGCCGACTGTTGAGCGGAACAGACGCGCAAGAGGGCAGCGCCGCCCGACGCCATGCCGAGGCACTCGACGAAGGGCTGACCCTCTGGAGCGAACTGACCCCGGCGTTGGTCGTCAATCGAATCGAGGCCATGGCGGGCAACAGTTCCAAGCCGTATCAATCCTTGCAGATTCGGTCGAGCGGGTTCGAGGTGCCGGACACGCTGATCACGACGGATCCGGCTGCGGCGGCGGAGTTCTGGGAACGGCATGGCACCGTGGTCTACAAATCCGTGAGCGGGGTGCGGAGCATTGTCTCGCGGTTGACGACGGCTCACCGCGACCGTTTGGCCGATATCCAATGGTGCCCGACGCAGTTTCAAGCCTACGTGCCGGGCACGGATGTGCGGGTCCACGTGGTGGGGAATGACATCTTTGCCTGCGAAATTCTCTCCGATGCCGACGACTACCGATATGCTGCATACCAAGGCTCGGAGACGAAACTCCGGCCCTATGTGTTGCCGGACGACTGTGCCGGACGCTGTGTAAAACTGGCGGTTGCCATGGGGCTCCTTGTGGCGGGCATCGATTTGCGACGGACGCCGGATGACCGCTGGTACTGCTTTGAAGTCAACCCGTCGCCGGGGTTTACCTACTATCAGGAGGGGACGCAGCAGCCGATCGATCAGGCGATTGCCCGACTCTTGATCGATGCGCCCCGTCCCCCCGCCATCCATTGTTGA
- a CDS encoding DUF6519 domain-containing protein yields MKGDFSRQTFDPSKHYSDVLMQQGRVQLDADWNEQQAIHRYRAERGAQDIIGYSGAPAHNPGFEIVLSQDRSTFLIGAGNYYVAGILCENEATVPYGGQPDLLDAPAVREILQRAGTTFGIVYLDVWRRHVTALDDRSMRESALGGPDTTTRVKTIWQVKVLPVKEPQGGFVGCTSFFEEWEKLLAGGKGALDARSRPASSVPNPCILPASAGFRGLENQLYRVEIHRGGVLGDPNNVPTFKWSRDNGTVVTAIEKISGQEVTVRDLGPDELLGFASGQWVELCDDAAELAGAPGQLLQIDNVNRSTRVIKLTSAPSPLASGPAGVEPKRHPKLRRWDSVKDLPAQVPSSNEGFIPLENGVEVKFEPGIYATGDYWLIPARTAINGETGTIEWPFASSQPPFGIRHQYCRIALLRRNQTDNTLTVQDCRKIFPPLTGVGALHVVGTNWLNDDVMPLAQLQQDGLQVTLDGVPSQPTPETPGAPQSVNPGSFIVTLEAPLAPSPDPNAVLPRVNMILNGKITVEKNSIQWKPELAELLKLVEGPPSLRLIRVTLKGAAIWSIQGEDVFYLDGQAFGRPGLRPGSDAAARTDLLFPSGAGVRASDFESWLFVPAQIRPPLPDLDSFNVTPGVVRAGQPVTVVLALNRPSPSGGTAVALAKTVLSGSDPVPTLPQAVTVPEGQTTVSLSTATRADAAGSVSVKATLRGAEKTASLTTRIVSVTITPPAVSLFAGASVQFNANVEGAEDNTVTFTIREGVRGGSIARTAPTRATYTAPREPGQFQVVATSAADPTKSAIARVTVTEKRKDSKEGKDIKEKEVEKVRDKLKDITDTKIRDVHPLSGGGPRPEDLRATTRAQADRGLLAAQDDRGEGQAFIRPDERPPVGEPRGSAKEPTRKRAKRRKKER; encoded by the coding sequence ATGAAAGGCGATTTCAGCCGGCAGACATTCGATCCATCGAAGCACTACAGCGACGTGCTCATGCAGCAGGGACGGGTGCAGCTCGATGCGGATTGGAACGAGCAACAGGCGATCCATCGCTATCGGGCCGAGAGAGGGGCGCAGGACATCATCGGCTATTCCGGCGCTCCCGCCCACAATCCGGGGTTTGAGATCGTGCTCAGCCAGGACCGCTCGACCTTTCTGATCGGCGCCGGAAATTATTATGTCGCGGGCATCCTGTGCGAGAACGAGGCGACGGTCCCGTACGGCGGACAGCCGGACCTGCTCGACGCGCCGGCCGTTCGAGAGATCCTGCAACGGGCCGGGACGACCTTCGGAATCGTCTACCTGGATGTCTGGAGGCGGCACGTGACGGCGCTGGACGACCGGTCCATGCGCGAGTCGGCCCTTGGCGGCCCCGACACCACGACGAGGGTCAAGACCATCTGGCAGGTGAAGGTGCTGCCGGTGAAGGAGCCGCAGGGCGGCTTCGTCGGCTGCACGAGCTTCTTCGAGGAATGGGAGAAGCTGTTGGCGGGCGGAAAGGGCGCATTGGACGCGCGCTCGAGGCCGGCGTCGAGCGTCCCGAACCCCTGCATCCTTCCGGCCAGCGCCGGCTTTCGCGGCTTGGAAAATCAGCTCTACCGCGTGGAGATCCACCGGGGTGGCGTCTTGGGGGATCCGAACAATGTTCCGACGTTCAAGTGGTCGCGTGACAACGGGACCGTGGTGACGGCGATCGAGAAGATCAGCGGCCAGGAGGTCACCGTCCGAGACCTCGGCCCCGACGAGCTGCTGGGATTCGCCAGCGGGCAGTGGGTGGAGCTGTGCGACGATGCCGCCGAGCTTGCCGGCGCCCCCGGGCAGTTGCTGCAAATCGACAACGTCAATCGGTCCACCCGGGTCATCAAACTGACGTCCGCGCCGAGTCCGTTGGCCTCCGGCCCGGCTGGCGTGGAGCCGAAGCGCCATCCCAAATTGCGACGGTGGGACAGTGTCAAGGATCTCCCCGCGCAAGTGCCTTCGAGCAACGAGGGCTTCATCCCGCTCGAGAACGGCGTCGAGGTCAAATTCGAACCGGGAATCTACGCCACCGGCGATTACTGGCTGATTCCAGCCCGGACCGCCATCAACGGCGAGACCGGAACGATCGAGTGGCCGTTCGCCTCGTCGCAACCCCCGTTCGGCATCCGGCACCAGTATTGCCGGATCGCGCTGCTCCGCCGAAACCAGACGGATAACACGCTTACGGTGCAGGACTGCCGGAAGATCTTTCCGCCTCTCACCGGCGTCGGGGCGCTCCATGTCGTCGGAACCAACTGGCTCAACGACGACGTGATGCCGTTGGCGCAGTTGCAGCAGGATGGATTGCAAGTCACCCTGGACGGCGTCCCCTCACAGCCGACCCCGGAGACGCCGGGGGCGCCGCAATCGGTGAATCCCGGGAGCTTCATCGTCACGCTGGAAGCGCCGCTCGCCCCTTCGCCCGATCCGAATGCCGTTCTGCCTCGCGTGAACATGATCCTGAACGGCAAGATCACGGTGGAGAAAAACAGCATTCAGTGGAAGCCGGAATTGGCCGAGCTCCTGAAACTGGTGGAAGGACCGCCCTCGTTGCGGTTGATCCGCGTCACGCTGAAGGGGGCGGCGATTTGGAGCATCCAAGGGGAGGACGTGTTCTATCTCGACGGCCAGGCATTCGGCCGGCCGGGCCTCCGGCCGGGCAGTGATGCGGCTGCGCGGACCGATTTGCTGTTTCCGTCCGGCGCCGGCGTGCGCGCCAGCGATTTCGAAAGCTGGCTGTTCGTTCCGGCTCAAATCAGGCCGCCGCTGCCGGATCTGGATTCATTCAACGTAACGCCGGGCGTCGTTCGGGCGGGCCAGCCGGTCACGGTCGTGCTCGCGTTGAATCGCCCGTCTCCAAGCGGCGGCACGGCCGTCGCATTGGCCAAAACTGTGTTGTCCGGCAGCGATCCCGTCCCAACCTTGCCGCAGGCGGTCACGGTTCCTGAAGGACAGACGACGGTCTCGCTCTCGACGGCGACCAGGGCGGATGCCGCCGGCTCTGTGTCCGTGAAAGCCACCTTGAGAGGAGCGGAGAAGACGGCTTCGCTGACGACACGGATCGTCTCCGTGACGATCACGCCGCCGGCCGTCTCCCTGTTTGCGGGAGCGTCCGTGCAGTTTAACGCGAATGTCGAGGGGGCAGAGGACAATACGGTGACCTTCACGATCCGGGAGGGGGTCCGCGGAGGCAGCATCGCTCGGACGGCGCCGACCAGGGCAACCTATACCGCGCCGAGAGAGCCGGGCCAGTTCCAGGTGGTCGCGACGAGCGCGGCGGATCCGACGAAGTCGGCGATCGCCAGGGTCACCGTGACGGAGAAACGGAAGGATTCAAAAGAAGGCAAGGACATCAAAGAGAAGGAGGTCGAGAAGGTCAGGGACAAGCTCAAGGACATTACCGATACGAAGATCAGAGATGTCCATCCGTTGAGCGGGGGCGGACCCAGGCCGGAGGACTTACGGGCAACAACCAGAGCCCAAGCGGATCGGGGACTGTTGGCCGCGCAGGACGATCGAGGCGAAGGACAGGCGTTCATTCGGCCGGATGAACGCCCTCCGGTTGGAGAACCGAGGGGGTCGGCAAAGGAGCCCACCAGGAAACGGGCCAAACGCAGAAAGAAGGAACGATAG
- a CDS encoding LysM domain-containing protein, whose product MTDPLQILLQPSPLNAILFPPNSRYHGVPTATLETPDGRSVVYLRRRLVPPPERLAVLYEHTVTQNERLDGIAQRYFGDPEQFWRICDANVAFRPSELTERIGRRLKITLPEGVPGVQRA is encoded by the coding sequence ATGACGGATCCGTTGCAAATCCTGTTACAGCCCAGCCCGCTGAACGCCATCCTGTTTCCGCCGAACAGCCGGTACCACGGAGTGCCGACGGCGACACTGGAGACGCCGGACGGCAGATCGGTGGTCTACTTGCGGCGGCGCCTGGTCCCTCCGCCGGAGCGGCTCGCGGTGCTCTATGAACACACCGTGACCCAGAACGAACGGTTGGACGGGATCGCCCAGCGTTACTTCGGCGACCCCGAGCAGTTTTGGCGAATCTGCGATGCCAACGTCGCGTTCCGTCCGAGCGAACTGACGGAGCGGATCGGGCGTCGATTGAAGATCACGTTGCCGGAGGGCGTTCCGGGGGTCCAACGTGCGTAA
- a CDS encoding GPW/gp25 family protein, with translation MNLDFPFRCDAQGRSAAADDEKHVRDLIEQVLFTAPGERVNRPTFGSGLMQLVFAPNSDALAAATQVTVQGALQQWLGDLVQIEAVEVRHEDAMLHVTVHYVLPRTQQRRVAEFGRAV, from the coding sequence ATGAACCTGGACTTTCCCTTTCGCTGTGACGCCCAAGGACGCTCGGCCGCCGCGGATGACGAGAAGCACGTTCGAGACTTGATCGAACAGGTGCTGTTTACAGCTCCGGGCGAACGGGTCAATCGGCCGACCTTCGGCAGCGGGCTGATGCAATTGGTCTTCGCGCCCAACAGCGATGCGCTCGCGGCTGCCACCCAGGTAACGGTCCAGGGGGCCCTCCAGCAATGGCTCGGCGATCTGGTGCAGATCGAAGCCGTCGAGGTCCGGCATGAGGACGCCATGCTCCACGTTACCGTTCACTATGTCTTGCCCCGCACCCAACAACGTCGGGTTGCGGAGTTTGGTCGCGCGGTATGA
- a CDS encoding putative baseplate assembly protein translates to MTMTTPYRCKNETRRALVRNTKGADGKPVLNGIDFLEVATADQKTLRVRFLHPLPGQSNQVPPSPAPPLTPANVVIDGGVRIRGIRVGTVGATDRVLTVTVAEPGDFSTYVFRLVTSADDPAPPTGFDPQLSAIEFSFKVTCPSDFDCKPAEACAPPSVSQPEINYLAKDYASFRRVMLDRLSLLLPRWSERSPADLGIALVELLAYVADHLSYQQDAAATEAYLGTARRRISVRRHARLVDYSLFEGSNARVWVQVRLKPGRDNVLLSRTSGQGPTMLLTRVEGSDAVIAPGSAAQQAALTAGPVVFELMDDVRLFRQHHELPFYTWGDKECCLPTGATRATLKGHYPHLTRGAVLILQEKKGPKTGAETDADPSRRHAVRLIRDAVNTKDPLNQEPIAEIEWHAEDALPFSFCLSSKTDKDHGEDEVDDVTVALGNIVLADHGRTMAEEDLGTVPPVRLFRIPARHAASSLGGFEIGREDRSGGPRQPVPPRFRPALQGKPLTQAAPYPYREVGEDLRSAHAAMQYRRATVRPQIVSLTSTDEAGSTEWTAKPDLLNSRQLNDCVVEMEEDGTAFLRFGDGRYGNRPPSGSRFTVRYRVGNGAQGNIGADTLAHLVTENADVAGVGNPMAAQGGQEPESVESARQNAPYAFRAQGRAVTMRDYGRVTERHRGVQRAAASLRWTGSWHTVFVTVDRSGGSRVDARFEADLRRHLERYRMAGHDVEIDDPRFVPLEIEMQVCVHPDYFRGDVTEALLRLFSNRVLPDGRRGIFHPDNFTFGQTVYLSPLYAAAETVAGVASARVTVFQRQGLPGTEALHTGELKLGRLEIARLDNDANFPERGVFRLIAEGGK, encoded by the coding sequence ATGACGATGACGACACCCTATCGCTGTAAGAACGAGACGAGGCGGGCCCTCGTCCGGAACACGAAGGGGGCCGATGGCAAGCCGGTCCTGAACGGCATCGACTTTCTGGAAGTCGCGACCGCTGATCAGAAGACGCTTCGCGTCCGGTTCCTCCATCCCCTGCCGGGACAGAGCAACCAGGTGCCGCCCAGCCCGGCTCCCCCGTTGACGCCAGCCAATGTTGTGATCGACGGGGGGGTGAGGATCAGGGGCATTCGCGTGGGGACGGTCGGCGCGACGGACCGGGTCTTGACGGTGACCGTCGCGGAGCCGGGCGACTTCTCGACCTATGTCTTTCGTCTGGTCACGTCGGCTGACGATCCGGCTCCTCCGACGGGCTTTGATCCGCAGTTGTCCGCCATCGAGTTCTCCTTCAAGGTGACCTGCCCCAGCGATTTTGATTGCAAACCGGCTGAGGCCTGTGCGCCCCCGTCCGTCTCGCAGCCGGAGATCAATTATCTGGCCAAGGACTATGCCAGCTTCAGAAGGGTGATGCTGGACCGGCTTTCGCTGCTCCTGCCCCGATGGAGCGAGCGCAGTCCGGCGGATCTGGGCATCGCGCTCGTTGAATTGCTGGCCTATGTCGCGGACCACCTCAGCTATCAGCAGGATGCGGCGGCGACCGAAGCCTACCTCGGGACCGCGCGCCGCCGCATCTCGGTCCGCCGCCATGCCAGGCTGGTGGATTACAGCCTGTTCGAAGGGAGCAACGCGCGGGTTTGGGTTCAGGTTCGGCTGAAGCCGGGCCGGGACAACGTGTTGCTCAGCCGGACCAGCGGCCAAGGCCCCACGATGTTGCTCACCCGCGTCGAAGGGTCCGACGCGGTCATCGCCCCAGGATCGGCGGCTCAGCAGGCCGCGCTCACGGCAGGACCGGTAGTCTTTGAGCTGATGGACGACGTCCGGCTGTTCCGGCAGCACCACGAACTGCCCTTCTATACCTGGGGGGACAAGGAATGTTGCCTGCCGACGGGGGCCACCAGGGCCACCTTGAAGGGACATTACCCGCATCTGACGAGAGGCGCGGTGCTGATTCTCCAGGAGAAGAAGGGGCCGAAGACCGGCGCGGAAACGGATGCCGATCCGTCCCGGCGGCATGCGGTGCGTCTGATCCGGGACGCCGTCAACACAAAGGATCCATTGAATCAAGAACCGATTGCCGAGATCGAGTGGCATGCGGAGGATGCCTTGCCGTTTTCGTTCTGCCTGTCTTCGAAAACCGACAAGGATCATGGCGAAGATGAAGTTGACGATGTCACGGTCGCGCTCGGCAACATCGTCTTGGCCGACCACGGACGGACCATGGCCGAAGAGGATCTGGGGACGGTGCCCCCCGTTCGGCTGTTCCGGATACCGGCTCGCCATGCCGCTTCATCACTCGGCGGCTTCGAGATTGGCCGGGAGGACCGATCCGGCGGCCCGCGACAGCCGGTCCCGCCGCGGTTCCGGCCGGCCTTGCAGGGAAAGCCTCTGACACAGGCCGCGCCTTATCCCTATCGGGAAGTTGGTGAGGACCTCCGGTCGGCCCATGCAGCCATGCAGTACCGGCGCGCGACCGTCCGGCCCCAGATCGTGTCCCTCACGAGCACGGATGAGGCCGGTTCCACGGAATGGACGGCGAAGCCGGATTTGTTGAACAGCCGACAGCTCAACGACTGCGTCGTAGAGATGGAAGAAGACGGGACGGCCTTCTTGCGGTTCGGTGACGGGCGGTACGGCAATCGGCCTCCCTCAGGAAGCCGGTTCACGGTTCGGTACCGGGTCGGCAACGGCGCCCAGGGCAATATCGGAGCCGACACGCTCGCCCATCTCGTCACCGAGAACGCGGATGTGGCGGGTGTCGGCAACCCGATGGCCGCCCAAGGCGGGCAGGAACCGGAAAGCGTGGAGTCAGCGAGGCAGAACGCGCCCTATGCCTTTCGAGCACAGGGACGCGCGGTCACAATGCGGGATTACGGCCGTGTCACCGAGCGCCATCGGGGAGTTCAACGGGCGGCCGCGTCGCTGCGTTGGACGGGAAGCTGGCACACGGTCTTCGTCACCGTCGATCGCAGCGGCGGGAGCAGGGTCGATGCGCGGTTCGAAGCGGACCTGCGCCGCCACCTCGAACGGTACCGAATGGCCGGTCACGATGTCGAAATCGATGATCCTCGGTTCGTGCCGCTGGAGATCGAAATGCAGGTGTGCGTCCACCCCGATTATTTCCGCGGGGACGTGACGGAAGCGCTGCTGCGCCTCTTCAGCAACCGAGTGCTTCCGGACGGCCGGCGCGGCATCTTTCATCCCGACAACTTCACGTTCGGCCAAACGGTCTATCTGAGTCCGCTCTATGCGGCGGCGGAGACGGTCGCCGGCGTGGCATCGGCGCGCGTGACCGTGTTTCAGCGCCAGGGCCTCCCCGGCACCGAAGCGCTGCACACGGGCGAGTTGAAGTTGGGGCGGCTCGAAATCGCCCGACTCGACAACGATGCGAACTTCCCCGAGCGGGGCGTCTTTCGGCTGATTGCGGAGGGAGGGAAATGA
- a CDS encoding putative baseplate assembly protein, which yields MSGEQPGAMASEQASELNPCGCCIGLGAATPVEVFNRPGLSVVQYRVGTHALFKSTMLARLSASDHAKLESLKTRRDDDFAIALLDSWAVLLDILTFYQERIINESYLRTATERRSLLEQARLIGYEPRPGVAAGTYLAFTVDDPTPPPAVGSAPAATPTSATEVVIEKGTKVQSIPGPGEKAQIFETVETIVGQAGWNALRPRLTHPHPLEPDLESVTIPGLTSFVKSGDTMLIVAGEDPAGRSVKRVLAVTTDVKAQTIRLDLVPSPKPVPLPRPKIVLGKFIKQAAFLNDQFLRKELVVAKSWKQDVLRAMAIQKRWSPLAIQAAIRAQVSVAKPVRSIPDKGEPAPVPGAQPSREPLPNGVFAFRERAALFGHNAPKYQSLSPAQRLGEKFKDKTGTEQTVEPVYPNSWEERTLNDEQEEGRPPHLFLDRVYPNIVRDSLILLESQAGREVYRVREVGEVSRADYTISAKVSRVEVDHSEGFGNFRLRDTTVYAVNEPLDLAPLPISDPIAGSRLTLDRADLGLKAGQTVIVTGEREDLRDVTVSEAMTLAEVTLEEGFTTLTFGQGLTYRYVRETVTINANVAAATHGETKGEILGSGDAAQAFQQVALRQPPLTYVSAPTPGGAASTLDLWVNDQRWREVSSLYGQGPTDRVYLVQRDDSGNTTVRFGDGAMGARPATGQHNIRATYRQGLGAAGMVKARQLSLLMTRPLGVREVTNPLDATGAADPETRDDIRSNAPLAIRTLDRVVSLRDYEDFARAFSGIGKAQATWVWNGTKRAVLITVAGTGGALVETSSQLAENLDRAIREAGDPFVPFSVLSYRPALFKLAARVKVHGDYRPEQVVRSVQERVRTAFAFEHREFGRPVALSEVIALIQQEKGVEAATVTQFHRIDEEPAFPFPALLGADQARVGDGELLGAELLLLDPNLLPDIEVLS from the coding sequence ATGAGCGGAGAACAGCCTGGCGCCATGGCTTCGGAACAGGCTTCCGAGCTGAATCCCTGCGGGTGTTGCATCGGACTCGGCGCGGCGACCCCTGTCGAGGTCTTCAACCGGCCAGGCCTCTCGGTCGTTCAGTATCGCGTGGGGACCCATGCCCTCTTCAAGAGCACGATGCTCGCGCGGCTTTCCGCGTCCGACCATGCGAAGTTGGAATCCCTCAAGACGCGCCGTGACGATGATTTCGCCATTGCCCTGCTCGATTCGTGGGCGGTGCTGCTGGACATCCTGACCTTTTATCAGGAGCGGATCATCAATGAGTCGTACCTGCGCACGGCGACCGAGCGCCGTTCGCTGCTGGAGCAGGCCCGGTTGATCGGCTATGAGCCGAGGCCCGGCGTGGCGGCCGGCACCTATCTGGCCTTCACCGTCGATGATCCGACGCCGCCTCCAGCCGTGGGATCGGCGCCGGCTGCGACTCCGACGTCGGCGACCGAGGTCGTCATCGAGAAGGGCACCAAGGTGCAAAGCATCCCCGGCCCCGGTGAGAAGGCCCAGATCTTCGAGACGGTCGAGACGATCGTCGGGCAGGCGGGGTGGAACGCCTTGCGGCCACGGCTCACGCACCCACATCCGCTGGAGCCGGATCTGGAGTCGGTGACGATTCCAGGTCTCACGTCGTTCGTCAAGTCCGGCGATACGATGCTGATCGTAGCGGGAGAGGACCCGGCCGGGCGAAGCGTGAAACGGGTGCTGGCGGTGACGACGGATGTCAAGGCTCAGACGATACGTCTGGATCTGGTGCCCTCTCCAAAACCTGTTCCGCTGCCGCGGCCCAAGATCGTGCTCGGCAAGTTCATCAAGCAGGCGGCATTCCTCAACGATCAGTTTCTCCGGAAGGAATTGGTGGTGGCAAAGAGCTGGAAACAGGATGTCTTGCGGGCCATGGCCATCCAGAAGCGATGGTCGCCCCTCGCAATCCAGGCCGCCATCAGGGCGCAGGTCTCGGTGGCCAAGCCGGTTCGTTCCATCCCGGACAAGGGCGAGCCGGCGCCAGTGCCCGGAGCGCAACCTTCCAGGGAGCCACTTCCGAACGGCGTCTTTGCTTTCCGCGAGCGGGCGGCGCTGTTCGGGCACAATGCTCCCAAGTACCAGTCGCTCTCCCCCGCTCAGCGATTGGGAGAAAAGTTCAAGGATAAGACCGGAACCGAACAAACCGTGGAACCGGTGTACCCCAACAGTTGGGAAGAGAGGACCCTCAACGACGAACAAGAAGAGGGTCGGCCGCCGCATCTGTTTCTGGATCGGGTCTATCCGAACATCGTCCGGGACAGCCTGATTCTCTTGGAGAGCCAAGCGGGGCGTGAAGTCTACCGGGTGCGAGAGGTCGGCGAGGTGTCTCGCGCCGATTACACGATCAGCGCCAAGGTGTCTCGCGTGGAGGTGGATCATTCCGAGGGCTTCGGCAACTTCCGGCTTCGCGATACGACCGTCTACGCCGTCAATGAGCCGTTGGACCTCGCGCCCCTCCCCATCTCGGATCCGATTGCAGGGAGCCGCCTCACGCTCGACCGTGCCGATCTCGGCCTGAAGGCCGGTCAAACCGTCATCGTGACAGGCGAGCGGGAGGACCTGCGGGATGTCACGGTCAGCGAGGCGATGACCCTCGCCGAGGTGACGTTGGAGGAAGGGTTCACGACGCTGACATTCGGCCAGGGCCTGACCTATCGTTACGTGAGGGAGACCGTCACCATCAATGCCAATGTCGCGGCGGCGACCCACGGCGAAACAAAGGGGGAGATCCTCGGCAGCGGCGATGCGGCCCAAGCCTTTCAACAGGTCGCCTTGCGCCAGCCCCCATTGACCTATGTCAGCGCGCCGACGCCAGGCGGGGCCGCATCGACGCTCGACCTGTGGGTCAATGATCAACGGTGGCGCGAGGTGTCGAGCCTGTACGGACAGGGGCCGACCGATCGCGTCTATCTCGTCCAGCGGGACGACAGCGGCAACACAACGGTCCGGTTCGGCGATGGCGCCATGGGGGCGCGGCCGGCCACTGGGCAGCACAATATCCGCGCGACCTATCGCCAGGGACTCGGCGCGGCCGGCATGGTCAAGGCGCGGCAGCTCAGTCTGCTCATGACCCGCCCGCTGGGGGTGCGGGAGGTCACGAATCCGCTTGATGCAACCGGGGCGGCGGACCCCGAGACCCGCGACGACATCCGGTCCAACGCCCCGTTGGCGATTCGCACGTTGGATCGCGTGGTCTCCTTGCGGGATTACGAAGACTTCGCCCGGGCCTTTTCGGGGATCGGCAAGGCGCAGGCAACCTGGGTATGGAACGGGACGAAGCGCGCGGTCCTCATCACGGTCGCCGGGACGGGAGGCGCCCTCGTCGAAACGAGTAGCCAGCTTGCCGAAAATCTCGACCGCGCCATACGGGAGGCCGGCGATCCCTTCGTGCCCTTCAGCGTCCTGTCCTACCGCCCTGCGTTGTTCAAGCTGGCCGCCAGGGTGAAGGTTCATGGCGACTATCGGCCGGAGCAGGTCGTCCGGAGCGTTCAGGAACGAGTCCGGACGGCCTTTGCGTTTGAGCATCGGGAGTTCGGCCGGCCGGTCGCGTTGAGCGAGGTCATCGCCCTCATACAGCAGGAGAAGGGCGTGGAAGCCGCCACCGTCACGCAATTCCATCGGATCGATGAGGAACCGGCCTTCCCTTTCCCGGCGCTGCTCGGCGCCGACCAGGCGCGGGTGGGGGATGGAGAGCTGTTGGGCGCCGAGTTGCTCCTGTTGGACCCCAATCTGTTGCCGGATATCGAGGTGCTGTCATGA
- a CDS encoding phage baseplate assembly protein V: protein MKELDSELESTNGVSGKFYGKYRGTVFNNLDPLQLGRIQVMVPDVLGLTPSSWAMPCVPIAGKQEGTFFVPQVGAGVWVEFEQGEPDYPIWVGGFWGVAAEVPALALAPPAPPPGQNIVIQTTGQNTLLLSDVPGPTGGIMLRSTTGAMVLVNDMGITISNGKGASIAMVGPSITITGQPVNLNNGALTIL from the coding sequence ATGAAGGAACTCGACAGCGAATTAGAATCGACGAACGGCGTCTCCGGAAAGTTTTACGGCAAGTATCGCGGGACGGTCTTCAACAACCTCGATCCGCTTCAACTCGGCCGCATCCAGGTGATGGTGCCCGATGTGTTGGGCCTCACTCCCTCCAGTTGGGCCATGCCCTGCGTGCCGATCGCCGGCAAGCAGGAGGGCACGTTCTTTGTCCCGCAAGTCGGCGCCGGAGTGTGGGTCGAATTCGAGCAGGGAGAGCCGGATTATCCGATCTGGGTGGGAGGGTTTTGGGGCGTGGCCGCGGAGGTGCCGGCCCTCGCGCTGGCGCCTCCGGCCCCGCCGCCGGGACAAAACATCGTGATTCAGACCACGGGGCAGAACACCCTGCTGCTCAGCGACGTCCCCGGTCCGACCGGCGGGATCATGCTCAGGAGCACAACCGGGGCGATGGTCCTGGTCAACGACATGGGCATCACCATCTCGAACGGCAAGGGGGCGAGCATTGCGATGGTGGGGCCGTCGATCACGATCACGGGCCAGCCGGTGAACCTCAACAACGGGGCGCTGACGATTCTGTAA